In the Acanthopagrus latus isolate v.2019 chromosome 23, fAcaLat1.1, whole genome shotgun sequence genome, one interval contains:
- the mapk8ip3 gene encoding C-Jun-amino-terminal kinase-interacting protein 3 isoform X1, translating to MMELQIDEVVYQDDYGSGSVMSERVSGLANSIYREFERLIRSYDEEVVKELMPLVVNVLENLDAVLTENQEHEVELELLKEDNEQLITQYEREKALRKQAEEKFIEFEDALEAEKKDLQVQVEFLELQGKQLELKTKNYSDQITRLEERESDMKKEYNALHQRHTEMIQTYVEHIERSKMQQAGSNSQPEGPGCGRTHRHTWRKSSKAERPPSLNLYPNVEGMVRGGLGGARMMPGKDIWQVSELGQSTFCSAYQEDGSESDSVAATPSSTGSKSNTPTSSVPSATVTPINEGFFPNAEFDAMRPGNRRKSAKRLSRNMEVQVCQETRNVSIGMGSSDEFQEIFDSTPELDMCVDPRGYGGGNSPSQGIVNEAFGINTDSLYHEIKDAKSDIIGDVDAGAELLGEFSVRDDFFGMGKEVENLLTENKQLLETKNALNIVKNDLIAKVDELSGEQEVLREELEAVRQSKNKVDARVKELEEELKRLRAEALGASRDSKDEGGDDFSSPMQDGDMTMTQRRRFTRVEMARVLMERNQYKERLMELQEAVRWTEMIRASRESPPIQEKKKSTIWQFFARLFSTSSSPPPVKRPYYSVNIHYKSPSPAGFSQRRSHTMCQISTSNRTLEFFPEELASNGVASLLSDSALLARREQRREQYRQVREHMRRDDGIMQACGWSVPSRLKQTGGQMDSAQDSPLKRQQPTNEKEDNRMKNVPVPVYCRPLVEKDPNRKLWCAAGVDLTGWRASSQESVPAKAPSGSGDPLHAEEDGAGRKSSHSSPEKRKSKELQETDTMSSRVWILTSTHSASKVVIIDANQPGSLVDQFNVCNAHVLCISSVPAASESDYPAGEIVLDPGDGGAGGGDDAGSVEGMLAGITLVGCATNCSVARSNCSSRTDTPIMDKGQAPTAPPMNGKIHPAQSAEEATEATEVPESTSGQTELGPPGPFTEHVFTDPQPRPADASDRSTGQSKEESTHPTDSEDGGEDTKNYTSVAPTMWLGAQNGWLYVHSAVGNWKKCLHSIKLKDSVLSLVHVKGRVLVALADGTLAIFHRSEDGQWDLSNYHLMDLGRPHHSIRCMAVVHDKVWCGYKNKIHVIQPKSMQIEKSFDAHPRRESQVRQLAWIGDGVWVSIRLDSTLRLYHAHTHQHLQDVDIEPYVSKMLGTGKLGFSFVRITALLIGGNRLWVGTGNGVIISIPLTETVVLHRGQLLGVRANKVSPTSSSGVIHVYGDDGSEKSTGSFIPYCSMAQAQLCFHGHRDAVKFFVSVPGNVLATLNGSVLDSPSEGQGSTAPQETEAQSVHNVLVLSGGEGYIDFRIGDGEDDETEEGESAVATQMKPAVCKAERSHIIVWQVSYIPE from the exons AAATTCATTGAATTCGAGGATGCGTTGGAAGCGGAGAAGAAGGACCTGCAGGTGCAGGTAGAGTTCCTGGAGCTGCAGGGGAAACAGCTGGAGCTCAAGACAAAGAACTACTCTGACCAGA tcacTCGGTTGGAGGAGCGAGAATCCGACATGAAGAAAGAATACAACGCTCTGCACCAGCGTCACACTGAG ATGATTCAGACGTACGTCGAGCACATAGAGCGGTCCAAAATGCAGCAGGCAGGGAGCAACAGCCAACCAGAAGGCCCCGGCTGTGGACGAAC TCATCGCCACACATGGAGGAAAAG CAGCAAAGCGGAGCGCCCGCCGTCATTGAACCTCTACCCCAACGTCGAGGGCATGGTACGTGGGGGTCTCGGGGGGGCTAGGATGATGCCGGGGAAGGACATCTGGCAGGTCAGCGAGCTCGGCCAGTCTACCTTCTGCTCCGCCTATCAG GAGGATGGATCAGAGTCCGACTCAGTGGCGGCCACACCCAGCAGCACGGGAAGCAAGTCCAACACACCCACCTCCTCCGTCCCCTCCGCCACAGTCACCCCCATCAACGAGGGCTTCTTCCCGAATGCTGAGTTTGATGCCATGCGGCCCGGGAACCGCAGGAAAAGTGCCAAACGGCTCAGCCGGAATATGGAGGTGCAGGTTTGCCAGGAGACCAGGAATGTCAGCATTG GAATGGGAAGCAGTGACGAGTTTCAGGAGATCTTCGATTCTACTCCTGAGTTGGACATGTGTGTGGACCCCCGAGGGtatggaggaggaaacag CCCCTCGCAGGGCATAGTCAACGAGGCCTTTGGCATCAACACCGACTCGCTCTACCACGAGATCAAAGACGCCAAGTCGGACATCATTGGTGATGTGGATGCGGGTGCTGAGCTGCTAG GCGAGTTTTCAG TCCGCGATGATTTCTTCG GGATGGGCAAAGAGGTGGAGAACCTGctgacagagaacaaacagctcCTAGAGACCAA AAATGCTCTCAACATTGTGAAAAACGACCTCATTGCCAAAGTGGACGAGCTGTCGGGGGAGCAGGAGGTGCTGAGGGAGGAGCTCGAGGCTGTGAGGCAGTCCAAGAACAAGGTGGACGCCAGAGtcaaggagctggaggaagagctCAAGAG GTTACGAGCAGAGGCCCTCGGTGCATCTCGGGACTCTaaggatgaaggaggagatgaT TTTTCATCGCCCATGCAGGACGGCGACATGACAATGACGCAGCGGCGGCGGTTCACCCGGGTGGAGATGGCCCGAGTGCTGATGGAGAGGAATCAGTACAAAGAGAGACtgatggagctgcaggaggccgTCCGGTGGACAGAAATGATCAG GGCATCCCGAGAGAGTCCTCCAatccaagagaagaagaagtccACCATCTGGCAGTT CTTTGCACGCCTCTTCAGCACATCGTCCAGCCCTCCGCCTGTCAAGCGGCCGTACTACAGCGTCAACATCCACTACAAGTCTCCCTCGCCGGCCGGTTTCTCCCAGCGGCGCAGCCACACCATGTGTCAGATCTCCACCTCTAACCGCACGCTGGAGTTCTTCCCTGAAGA ACTGGCCAGTAACGGTGTTGCGTCTCTCCTCAGTGACTCGGCACTGTTGGCCCGCCGAGAGCAGCGGCGTGAGCAGTACCGGCAGGTCCGCGAGCACATGCGCCGCGATGACGGCATCATGCAGGCCTGTGGCTGGAGCGTGCCGTCACGCTTaaaacag ACTGGAGGTCAGATGGACAGCGCTCAGGACAGCCCGCTGAAGAGACAACAG CCCACTAATGAGAAGGAGGACAACCGCATGAAGAATGTGCCCGTCCCGGTGTACTGCCGTCCTCTGGTGGAGAAGGACCCCAACAGGAAG TTGTGGTGTGCAGCCGGGGTGGACCTGACAGGATGGAGAGCCAGCAGCCAGGAGTCGGTACCGGCCAAAGCACCGTCAGGCAGCGGCGACCCCCTGCACGCCGAGGAGGACGGCGCGGGCAGGAAGAGCAGCCACAGCTCCCCAGAGAAGAGGAAG TCGAAGGAGCTCCAGGAAACAGACACGATGAGCAGCCGAGTGTGGATCCTCACCAGCACCCACTCTGCTAGCAAGGTGGTCATCATCGACGCCAACCAGCCGGGCTCACTGGTCGACCAGTTCAACGTCTGCAACGCCCACGTGCTCTGCATCTCCAGCGTGCCAG CGGCCAGTGAGAGCGACTATCCAGCAGGAGAGATCGTGTTGGATCCAGGTGACGGTGGGGCAGGTGGAGGCGACGACGCGGGCAGCGTGGAGGGTATGTTGGCTGGCATCACTCTCGTCGGCTGTGCCACCAACTGCAGCGTTGCCCGTAGCAACTGTTCCTCGCGTACCGACACGCCCATAATGGACAAAGGACAAG CCCCCACTGCTCCCCCCATGAACGGGAAGATTCACCCCGCCCAGTCGGCTGAGGAGGCCACCGAGGCCACCGAGGTTCCCGAATCGACGTCAGGCCAAACGGAGCTGGGACCTCCGGGACCGTTCACCGAGCACGTCTTCACCGATCCCCAGCCTCGTCCAGCCGACGCCTCTGACAG GAGCACAGGTCAGTCCAAAGAGGAATCTACTCACCCTACAGACTCGGAGGACGGCGGCGAAGACACCAAGAACTACACCAGCGTGGCCCCCACTATGTGGCTCGGGGCACAGAACGGCTG GCTCTACGTCCACTCAGCGGTTGGAAACTGGAAGAAGTGTCTCCACTCCATCAAACTCAAAGACTCTGTGCTCAGCCTGGT GCATGTGAAAGGTCGCGTGCTGGTTGCCCTCGCTGACGGGACCCTCGCCATATTCCACAGATCAGAAG ACGGCCAGTGGGATTTGTCTAACTACCACCTGATGGACCTCGGCCGACCTCATCACTCCATCCGCTGCATGGCTGTGGTCCACGATAAAGTCTGGTGCGGCTACAAGAACAAGATCCACGTCATCCAGCCTAAGAGCATGCAGATCGAG AAGTCCTTCGATGCCCATCCCCGTAGGGAGAGTCAGGTGCGGCAGCTGGCGTGGATCGGCGACGGTGTGTGGGTGTCGATCCGGCTAGACTCGACCCTGCGTCTCtaccacgcacacacacaccagcacctCCAGGATGTGGACATAGAGCCATACGTCAGCAAGATGCTGG GCACCGGCAAGCTGGGCTTCTCTTTCGTGCGAATCACAGCACTTCTGATCGGCGGAAATCGTCTCTGGGTCGGAACCGGAAACGGTGTGATCATCTCCATCCCACTGACAGAGA CGGTGGTCCTTCACCGGGGACAGCTCCTTGGTGTGAGGG CCAATAAGGTGTCTCCTACATCGTCCAGTGGTGTGATTCACGTGTACGGTGACGACGGCTCTGAGAAGAGCACCGGCAGCTTCATCCCCTACTGCTCCATGGCACAGGCCCAGCTCTGCTTCCATGGACACCGTGATGCTGTCAAGTTCTTCGTCTCTGTCCCCG GCAATGTTCTGGCCACCCTGAATGGCAGCGTGCTGGACAGTCCGTCAGAGGGTCAGGGCTCTACAGCGCCGCAAGAGACGGAGGCCCAGAGTGTTCATAATGTGTTGGtgctgagtggaggagagggcTACATTGACTTCCGCATAG gagatggagaggatgacgagacagaggaaggagagagcgCCGTAGCTACGCAGATGAAACCTGCCGTGTGCAAAGCCGAGCGGAGCCACATCATCGTCTGGCAGGTGTCTTACATACCCGAGTGA
- the mapk8ip3 gene encoding C-Jun-amino-terminal kinase-interacting protein 3 isoform X9, which produces MMELQIDEVVYQDDYGSGSVMSERVSGLANSIYREFERLIRSYDEEVVKELMPLVVNVLENLDAVLTENQEHEVELELLKEDNEQLITQYEREKALRKQAEEKFIEFEDALEAEKKDLQVQVEFLELQGKQLELKTKNYSDQITRLEERESDMKKEYNALHQRHTEMIQTYVEHIERSKMQQAGSNSQPEGPGCGRTHRHTWRKSSKAERPPSLNLYPNVEGMVRGGLGGARMMPGKDIWQVSELGQSTFCSAYQEDGSESDSVAATPSSTGSKSNTPTSSVPSATVTPINEGFFPNAEFDAMRPGNRRKSAKRLSRNMEVQVCQETRNVSIGMGSSDEFQEIFDSTPELDMCVDPRGYGGGNSPSQGIVNEAFGINTDSLYHEIKDAKSDIIGDVDAGAELLGEFSVRDDFFGMGKEVENLLTENKQLLETKNALNIVKNDLIAKVDELSGEQEVLREELEAVRQSKNKVDARVKELEEELKRLRAEALGASRDSKDEGGDDFSSPMQDGDMTMTQRRRFTRVEMARVLMERNQYKERLMELQEAVRWTEMIRASRESPPIQEKKKSTIWQFFARLFSTSSSPPPVKRPYYSVNIHYKSPSPAGFSQRRSHTMCQISTSNRTLEFFPEELASNGVASLLSDSALLARREQRREQYRQVREHMRRDDGIMQACGWSVPSRLKQPTNEKEDNRMKNVPVPVYCRPLVEKDPNRKLWCAAGVDLTGWRASSQESVPAKAPSGSGDPLHAEEDGAGRKSSHSSPEKRKSKELQETDTMSSRVWILTSTHSASKVVIIDANQPGSLVDQFNVCNAHVLCISSVPAASESDYPAGEIVLDPGDGGAGGGDDAGSVEGMLAGITLVGCATNCSVARSNCSSRTDTPIMDKGQAPTAPPMNGKIHPAQSAEEATEATEVPESTSGQTELGPPGPFTEHVFTDPQPRPADASDRSTGQSKEESTHPTDSEDGGEDTKNYTSVAPTMWLGAQNGWLYVHSAVGNWKKCLHSIKLKDSVLSLVHVKGRVLVALADGTLAIFHRSEDGQWDLSNYHLMDLGRPHHSIRCMAVVHDKVWCGYKNKIHVIQPKSMQIEKSFDAHPRRESQVRQLAWIGDGVWVSIRLDSTLRLYHAHTHQHLQDVDIEPYVSKMLGTGKLGFSFVRITALLIGGNRLWVGTGNGVIISIPLTETVVLHRGQLLGVRANKVSPTSSSGVIHVYGDDGSEKSTGSFIPYCSMAQAQLCFHGHRDAVKFFVSVPGNVLATLNGSVLDSPSEGQGSTAPQETEAQSVHNVLVLSGGEGYIDFRIGDGEDDETEEGESAVATQMKPAVCKAERSHIIVWQVSYIPE; this is translated from the exons AAATTCATTGAATTCGAGGATGCGTTGGAAGCGGAGAAGAAGGACCTGCAGGTGCAGGTAGAGTTCCTGGAGCTGCAGGGGAAACAGCTGGAGCTCAAGACAAAGAACTACTCTGACCAGA tcacTCGGTTGGAGGAGCGAGAATCCGACATGAAGAAAGAATACAACGCTCTGCACCAGCGTCACACTGAG ATGATTCAGACGTACGTCGAGCACATAGAGCGGTCCAAAATGCAGCAGGCAGGGAGCAACAGCCAACCAGAAGGCCCCGGCTGTGGACGAAC TCATCGCCACACATGGAGGAAAAG CAGCAAAGCGGAGCGCCCGCCGTCATTGAACCTCTACCCCAACGTCGAGGGCATGGTACGTGGGGGTCTCGGGGGGGCTAGGATGATGCCGGGGAAGGACATCTGGCAGGTCAGCGAGCTCGGCCAGTCTACCTTCTGCTCCGCCTATCAG GAGGATGGATCAGAGTCCGACTCAGTGGCGGCCACACCCAGCAGCACGGGAAGCAAGTCCAACACACCCACCTCCTCCGTCCCCTCCGCCACAGTCACCCCCATCAACGAGGGCTTCTTCCCGAATGCTGAGTTTGATGCCATGCGGCCCGGGAACCGCAGGAAAAGTGCCAAACGGCTCAGCCGGAATATGGAGGTGCAGGTTTGCCAGGAGACCAGGAATGTCAGCATTG GAATGGGAAGCAGTGACGAGTTTCAGGAGATCTTCGATTCTACTCCTGAGTTGGACATGTGTGTGGACCCCCGAGGGtatggaggaggaaacag CCCCTCGCAGGGCATAGTCAACGAGGCCTTTGGCATCAACACCGACTCGCTCTACCACGAGATCAAAGACGCCAAGTCGGACATCATTGGTGATGTGGATGCGGGTGCTGAGCTGCTAG GCGAGTTTTCAG TCCGCGATGATTTCTTCG GGATGGGCAAAGAGGTGGAGAACCTGctgacagagaacaaacagctcCTAGAGACCAA AAATGCTCTCAACATTGTGAAAAACGACCTCATTGCCAAAGTGGACGAGCTGTCGGGGGAGCAGGAGGTGCTGAGGGAGGAGCTCGAGGCTGTGAGGCAGTCCAAGAACAAGGTGGACGCCAGAGtcaaggagctggaggaagagctCAAGAG GTTACGAGCAGAGGCCCTCGGTGCATCTCGGGACTCTaaggatgaaggaggagatgaT TTTTCATCGCCCATGCAGGACGGCGACATGACAATGACGCAGCGGCGGCGGTTCACCCGGGTGGAGATGGCCCGAGTGCTGATGGAGAGGAATCAGTACAAAGAGAGACtgatggagctgcaggaggccgTCCGGTGGACAGAAATGATCAG GGCATCCCGAGAGAGTCCTCCAatccaagagaagaagaagtccACCATCTGGCAGTT CTTTGCACGCCTCTTCAGCACATCGTCCAGCCCTCCGCCTGTCAAGCGGCCGTACTACAGCGTCAACATCCACTACAAGTCTCCCTCGCCGGCCGGTTTCTCCCAGCGGCGCAGCCACACCATGTGTCAGATCTCCACCTCTAACCGCACGCTGGAGTTCTTCCCTGAAGA ACTGGCCAGTAACGGTGTTGCGTCTCTCCTCAGTGACTCGGCACTGTTGGCCCGCCGAGAGCAGCGGCGTGAGCAGTACCGGCAGGTCCGCGAGCACATGCGCCGCGATGACGGCATCATGCAGGCCTGTGGCTGGAGCGTGCCGTCACGCTTaaaacag CCCACTAATGAGAAGGAGGACAACCGCATGAAGAATGTGCCCGTCCCGGTGTACTGCCGTCCTCTGGTGGAGAAGGACCCCAACAGGAAG TTGTGGTGTGCAGCCGGGGTGGACCTGACAGGATGGAGAGCCAGCAGCCAGGAGTCGGTACCGGCCAAAGCACCGTCAGGCAGCGGCGACCCCCTGCACGCCGAGGAGGACGGCGCGGGCAGGAAGAGCAGCCACAGCTCCCCAGAGAAGAGGAAG TCGAAGGAGCTCCAGGAAACAGACACGATGAGCAGCCGAGTGTGGATCCTCACCAGCACCCACTCTGCTAGCAAGGTGGTCATCATCGACGCCAACCAGCCGGGCTCACTGGTCGACCAGTTCAACGTCTGCAACGCCCACGTGCTCTGCATCTCCAGCGTGCCAG CGGCCAGTGAGAGCGACTATCCAGCAGGAGAGATCGTGTTGGATCCAGGTGACGGTGGGGCAGGTGGAGGCGACGACGCGGGCAGCGTGGAGGGTATGTTGGCTGGCATCACTCTCGTCGGCTGTGCCACCAACTGCAGCGTTGCCCGTAGCAACTGTTCCTCGCGTACCGACACGCCCATAATGGACAAAGGACAAG CCCCCACTGCTCCCCCCATGAACGGGAAGATTCACCCCGCCCAGTCGGCTGAGGAGGCCACCGAGGCCACCGAGGTTCCCGAATCGACGTCAGGCCAAACGGAGCTGGGACCTCCGGGACCGTTCACCGAGCACGTCTTCACCGATCCCCAGCCTCGTCCAGCCGACGCCTCTGACAG GAGCACAGGTCAGTCCAAAGAGGAATCTACTCACCCTACAGACTCGGAGGACGGCGGCGAAGACACCAAGAACTACACCAGCGTGGCCCCCACTATGTGGCTCGGGGCACAGAACGGCTG GCTCTACGTCCACTCAGCGGTTGGAAACTGGAAGAAGTGTCTCCACTCCATCAAACTCAAAGACTCTGTGCTCAGCCTGGT GCATGTGAAAGGTCGCGTGCTGGTTGCCCTCGCTGACGGGACCCTCGCCATATTCCACAGATCAGAAG ACGGCCAGTGGGATTTGTCTAACTACCACCTGATGGACCTCGGCCGACCTCATCACTCCATCCGCTGCATGGCTGTGGTCCACGATAAAGTCTGGTGCGGCTACAAGAACAAGATCCACGTCATCCAGCCTAAGAGCATGCAGATCGAG AAGTCCTTCGATGCCCATCCCCGTAGGGAGAGTCAGGTGCGGCAGCTGGCGTGGATCGGCGACGGTGTGTGGGTGTCGATCCGGCTAGACTCGACCCTGCGTCTCtaccacgcacacacacaccagcacctCCAGGATGTGGACATAGAGCCATACGTCAGCAAGATGCTGG GCACCGGCAAGCTGGGCTTCTCTTTCGTGCGAATCACAGCACTTCTGATCGGCGGAAATCGTCTCTGGGTCGGAACCGGAAACGGTGTGATCATCTCCATCCCACTGACAGAGA CGGTGGTCCTTCACCGGGGACAGCTCCTTGGTGTGAGGG CCAATAAGGTGTCTCCTACATCGTCCAGTGGTGTGATTCACGTGTACGGTGACGACGGCTCTGAGAAGAGCACCGGCAGCTTCATCCCCTACTGCTCCATGGCACAGGCCCAGCTCTGCTTCCATGGACACCGTGATGCTGTCAAGTTCTTCGTCTCTGTCCCCG GCAATGTTCTGGCCACCCTGAATGGCAGCGTGCTGGACAGTCCGTCAGAGGGTCAGGGCTCTACAGCGCCGCAAGAGACGGAGGCCCAGAGTGTTCATAATGTGTTGGtgctgagtggaggagagggcTACATTGACTTCCGCATAG gagatggagaggatgacgagacagaggaaggagagagcgCCGTAGCTACGCAGATGAAACCTGCCGTGTGCAAAGCCGAGCGGAGCCACATCATCGTCTGGCAGGTGTCTTACATACCCGAGTGA